A segment of the Chitinophagaceae bacterium genome:
CAGATGGAAGAATGAGTGGCACAGCTGCAGGAACTGTGGTGCTGCATGTTTCACCTGAATCGTCCATTGGTGGAGTACTTGCATTAGTGAAAGATGGCGATATGATTGAACTTGACGTCGATCAGAGAAAACTTCATCTTGATGTAAGCGATGAAGAATTAAACAAACGGAAACTGGCATGGGTCGCACCTGAACCAATGGCAACAAGAGGTTATGTAAAATTTTATATTGACCATGTGCAGCAGGCACATCTCGGAGCAGACCTTGATATTTTGCAGGGCGGCAGCGGAAGTGAAGTAACAAGAGATTTACATTAAGCCCTGCCCCTAAAGGGGAAGTTTAGGTTTTAAATTAAAAATAGTATTAAGTAAAATATATACAGAGTATGAAACAAATTTTTCTTTTCTGCTTTATCGTCTTCATAGTAAGTTGTAACAGTAAGCCACAATACAAATCGATTGGCGCTATTGAAAGAATGGATCCTGCATTGGATATAATTATTTCTCCAAACGCCAAAGCAGAGATCATTGCTGAGGGCTTTGAATGGAGTGAAGGACCGTTGTGGATCGAAAAGGAAAAGATGTTGTTATTTTCTGATGTGCCTGCTAATACAATCTACAAATGGACAGAAGAAAAAGGAAAAGAAGTTTACCTGAAGCCATCCGGCTATACAGACAGCCTTCCATCCATCTGCAAAGAACCCGGCAGCAATGGTTTAATACTGGACGCTGAAGGCAGCCTTATTCTTTGTCAGCATGGCGACAGAAGAATGGCGAGAATGGATGCTGCATTAGATAAACCAATAGCAAAATTTATTACACTTGCCGATAAGTATAATAACAAACGGCTCAGCAGTCCAAATGATGCAGTGTATAATTTTGGCGAATTATTTTTTACTGATCCGCCTTATGGATTAAGTACACAGGATGATAAGGACACTGAAAAAGAAATTCCTTTCAATGGAGTTTATAGATTAACAAAAAAAGGTCGGGTAACCTTAATTACCGACTCCCTCTCCCGCCCCAACGGTCTTGCATTTTTCCCCGGAGGAAGAAGATTGCTGGTTGCTAATTCTGATCCCGAAAAACCTAACTGGTATCTGTTTGATATAAATCCTGGTGATACTATTTTCCCTCCAAAACTATTTTTCAGTGCTGCTGGTAATGATAAAAAGTTAAATGGTCTGCCGGACGGATTGAAGATCGATAAGAATGGGAATGTATTTGCAACAGGCCCGGGCGGAATTTATATATTTAATGAAAGCGGAAAATTATTAGGTAAACTGAAATTAGAAAATTCTTCATCGAATTGTGCTTTATCACCCGATGAAAAAACATTGTACATCACAAACGATATGTATGTACTGCGGTTTAAAATGAGAGAATAAAATCAATCAGAATAAAAACAATAAGACGAATGCCCTTACTAATCATCTTACTGGGAATTGCTTTGCAGATTTTTTTAACGGTTAAAAAAGTCAGCCCTTTTTTATCGTTACTGATCGTAGCTATTTTCATTGGTTTTTTATTGGGCATGCAACCCTCTGCCATCCTTACTTCTGTAGAAAAAGGAGTTGGCAGTACATTGGGCGGGCTTGCATTGATCCTTTGCCTTGGCGCTGTTCTTGGAAAAATACTGGAAGCAAGTGGTGCTGCTGAACAAATTTCGGGTACACTCATCAACAGTTTTGGCGAAAAGAATATTCAGTGGGCCATGCTGCTTACAGGTTTCTTAGTTGGACTTCCACTTTATTATAATGCAGGTTTTATCATTCTTGTGCCGCTTGTATTTTCTGTTGCCAAAAGAACAAAATTACCTTTACTGTATCTCGCTATTCCTATGGCGGCATCTTTATCAACCACACATTGTTTTTTACCCCCACACCCCGGGCCTGTTGTACTGGTAAATGCCTTTAAAGCTGATCTCGGCAAAACCCTTGTTTACGGATTGATACTTGTAATACCGATTGTAATTATTGCCGGACCGTTTTTAGGTCGCTTACTGCAAAAAATAACGACAGGTGTACTGGCTCCCTTTTCTATTGGAGATAACATAATCGTTGACAAAAAATTACCCTCCGTTACTCCAAGTTTTATCATCGCATTACTTCCGGTATTTTTGATTACACTGTCTGTGATAGCAAAATACTTTTTATCAGATGACTCACTCATAAAGAATGTTATTCTGTTTACTGGTGATTCCACCATTGCTTTATTACTATCAGTGCTTTGCGCCATTTACTTTTTTGGTATAAGGATGAATAACAAAATGCCGGTAATTATGCAATGGCTCAATGATGCCATATCAGGTATTGCAGTCATCATGCTCATTATTACTGCAGGTGGTGTATTAAAACAAATATTAACCGACAGCGGAACCGGAGCTTACATTACTTCATTCAGCAGTGACTGGCAGATTCATCCATTGGTGTTTGGATGGGTGGTAACTGCCTTATTACGTGTCGCAATAGGATCTGCAACAGTAGCAGGTTTAACTGCTGCAGGCATTGTATCCCCCATTGTTGTTGCAGGTGCAGTTTCACCTGAATTGATGGTACTGGCTGTAGGTGCCGGCAGTGTATTTGGTTCTCACATCAATGATTCGGGATTCTGGATGTTCAAAGAATTTTTCAAAGTAACTCTGAAACAAACTTTTTTATCATGGACTATTATGGAAACGATCATTTCAATTCTGGGATTGATCGGCATATTATTGTTAAATATGTTTATTTAAGAAAAATGAATAGCAAAATAAAAACAACATGCCTGCTCATCTGCTGTATTCTTTTGTTGTTATCTAATCAGTCAGGTGCACAGGTAAAACTTCCTCAAATTGTAAGAGACAGCATGATCCTGCAAAGAGATGTACCCGTAAATATCTGGGGATGGTCGTCTGTAAATGAAAAAGTAACCGTGAAGTTTAATGGAAAAACATATAAAACAAAAGGTAATGCGGATGGTAAATGGATCATCAAACTTCCTCCAACCAAAGCAGGCGGCCCGTATACGATTAATATTACTGCAAGTAATAAAATCAGTCTGAAAGAAATTTTATTTGGCGATGTTTGGTTTTGCAGTGGTCAGTCAAACATGGTGCATCAACTGAATATTCATGATGTAACCTATGCAAAAGAAATTGCAGAAGCAAACGATCAGCAGATACGACAGTTCTGGATACCAACACTTACCGGCTTACAGGGAGCACAACAGAACCTGCCGGGCGGTTACTGGAAAGCAGCAGTTGGTGAAGATGTTCGTCCAT
Coding sequences within it:
- a CDS encoding SMP-30/gluconolactonase/LRE family protein, coding for MKQIFLFCFIVFIVSCNSKPQYKSIGAIERMDPALDIIISPNAKAEIIAEGFEWSEGPLWIEKEKMLLFSDVPANTIYKWTEEKGKEVYLKPSGYTDSLPSICKEPGSNGLILDAEGSLILCQHGDRRMARMDAALDKPIAKFITLADKYNNKRLSSPNDAVYNFGELFFTDPPYGLSTQDDKDTEKEIPFNGVYRLTKKGRVTLITDSLSRPNGLAFFPGGRRLLVANSDPEKPNWYLFDINPGDTIFPPKLFFSAAGNDKKLNGLPDGLKIDKNGNVFATGPGGIYIFNESGKLLGKLKLENSSSNCALSPDEKTLYITNDMYVLRFKMRE
- a CDS encoding gluconate transporter, which encodes MPLLIILLGIALQIFLTVKKVSPFLSLLIVAIFIGFLLGMQPSAILTSVEKGVGSTLGGLALILCLGAVLGKILEASGAAEQISGTLINSFGEKNIQWAMLLTGFLVGLPLYYNAGFIILVPLVFSVAKRTKLPLLYLAIPMAASLSTTHCFLPPHPGPVVLVNAFKADLGKTLVYGLILVIPIVIIAGPFLGRLLQKITTGVLAPFSIGDNIIVDKKLPSVTPSFIIALLPVFLITLSVIAKYFLSDDSLIKNVILFTGDSTIALLLSVLCAIYFFGIRMNNKMPVIMQWLNDAISGIAVIMLIITAGGVLKQILTDSGTGAYITSFSSDWQIHPLVFGWVVTALLRVAIGSATVAGLTAAGIVSPIVVAGAVSPELMVLAVGAGSVFGSHINDSGFWMFKEFFKVTLKQTFLSWTIMETIISILGLIGILLLNMFI